From Sporosarcina sp. FSL W7-1349, a single genomic window includes:
- the zupT gene encoding zinc transporter ZupT, with amino-acid sequence MDGTILYAFALTLFAGLATGIGSLLAFFTKRTNTKFLSIALGFSAGVMIYVSLIEIFVKAKDELVAELGMTQGYWMTVAGFFGGMLLIALIDHFIPAIGNPHEVKSVEDVDAGPSNDEYAKLKKMGMFTALAIAIHNFPEGIATFTSALQDPTLGVAIAIAVAIHNIPEGIAVAIPIFYATGNRKQAFKLSFLSGLAEPVGAIVAFLILMPFLNGIMFGVIFAAVAGIMVFISLDELLPAAQKYDEAHLSIYGLMAGMAVMAISLILVA; translated from the coding sequence ATGGACGGAACGATTCTTTATGCCTTTGCCCTCACCCTGTTTGCAGGATTGGCGACGGGCATCGGTAGTTTACTTGCCTTTTTCACGAAACGGACGAATACTAAATTCTTATCAATAGCCTTGGGGTTCTCGGCGGGTGTCATGATTTATGTCTCGCTCATCGAAATTTTTGTCAAAGCGAAAGATGAGCTAGTTGCAGAACTTGGCATGACGCAAGGCTATTGGATGACAGTCGCCGGGTTTTTCGGTGGAATGCTGCTCATCGCGCTGATCGACCATTTCATCCCGGCGATCGGCAATCCGCATGAAGTAAAGAGTGTTGAGGATGTGGATGCAGGTCCGTCGAATGATGAGTATGCCAAGCTGAAGAAGATGGGTATGTTTACAGCGTTGGCGATCGCCATCCACAACTTTCCGGAAGGAATTGCGACATTTACATCGGCCTTGCAAGACCCGACGCTCGGGGTCGCCATTGCCATCGCAGTAGCTATTCACAATATCCCGGAAGGAATTGCTGTCGCCATCCCAATCTTTTACGCAACCGGCAACCGCAAGCAGGCTTTTAAACTGTCATTCTTGTCGGGACTTGCGGAACCGGTCGGTGCGATTGTGGCATTTTTGATACTGATGCCTTTTTTGAACGGTATCATGTTCGGCGTCATTTTCGCAGCAGTTGCGGGCATCATGGTGTTCATTTCTCTTGATGAATTGTTGCCGGCTGCGCAAAAGTACGATGAAGCCCACTTATCCATTTACGGATTAATGGCGGGAATGGCGGTTATGGCCATCAGTCTAATACTCGTTGCATAG
- a CDS encoding FapA family protein — MGKSITVKAETIEEAVQLALSILALQMEDVHIEVISNPGRTLFGLRKTLAEVNVSQIVEHSTIPHAMMNIEEELDRALLSAVGEAPHYTGIGIAVEKTESKSRIYQKRVDTVFNGDTYPVLWPASNVRLYVNEQRTMDRVIITPGDEVKVKINDEWIPPQFSIQLIEHDMLALLSFTPGKKLRRTLADTDFASVLYIEADEETEPYNDLEPQKIVDRLKEMGVQQGLIFPTIKKAVEALEPFEAIVAKGDLPVPGLDGDLEVHIRYEDKTPEETERVDYREMKTILNVEAGQIIATKIAAIPGKEGRSLLGEVIPVKPVKDVIIRTGKNAKQIDQDIVAVISGRPTLDWRGKFVKIDVNHELHHRGEINLESGNIRFEGDVRIDGNVHPSMFVRASGNLHVGGTVTKATIHAMKSAFVKGNVFSSTVIVGQEELIIGELVIQLKEILVYMEQIQAAVQQVFLVRGETGDDVEEAELNLLIRLLLEKKYTSFQELNRVFIQNVKNHTQDLTSEWTEIAQKCYGTFISSLNQDVRDMAGLEQLILEARTLVELYGETPEPTSILTIPYAINSVLHCNGDIEVISKGLYHCSVTAGRDVIVQGLVRGGEINARGKVSLLETGSKNNVKTIVKTGPTGSITIGTAHAGTEIQIGVKRHRFMHPKIGVFARISEMGELLVD; from the coding sequence ATGGGGAAGTCCATTACGGTCAAGGCGGAAACGATTGAAGAAGCCGTGCAACTGGCGTTATCCATCCTGGCTCTGCAAATGGAAGATGTGCACATCGAAGTCATATCCAATCCAGGCAGAACCCTTTTTGGTCTTCGAAAGACACTGGCGGAGGTGAATGTATCTCAAATTGTAGAACATTCCACCATTCCACACGCAATGATGAACATAGAAGAGGAACTGGATCGGGCGTTGCTCTCCGCCGTAGGAGAGGCGCCACATTACACAGGAATCGGCATTGCAGTCGAAAAAACGGAGTCCAAGTCACGAATCTATCAAAAACGGGTTGACACAGTCTTTAATGGCGATACGTATCCCGTTCTATGGCCGGCATCGAACGTCCGGCTCTATGTTAATGAACAACGGACGATGGACCGTGTTATCATCACGCCCGGAGACGAAGTGAAGGTTAAAATTAATGACGAATGGATCCCTCCGCAATTTTCCATTCAACTGATTGAGCATGATATGTTGGCCTTGCTTTCATTCACGCCTGGAAAAAAGCTAAGACGGACGCTAGCGGACACCGATTTTGCATCGGTCCTGTATATCGAGGCCGACGAGGAGACTGAACCGTATAATGATCTGGAGCCACAGAAAATCGTGGATCGGTTGAAAGAAATGGGTGTCCAGCAAGGGCTCATCTTTCCAACCATCAAAAAAGCGGTGGAGGCCTTGGAGCCGTTTGAAGCAATCGTAGCCAAAGGGGATCTTCCCGTTCCTGGATTGGACGGAGACCTGGAAGTGCATATCCGCTATGAAGACAAAACGCCGGAGGAGACCGAGCGTGTCGATTACCGTGAAATGAAGACCATCTTGAATGTGGAAGCAGGTCAGATCATCGCAACGAAGATTGCAGCGATACCTGGTAAAGAGGGGCGGAGCCTCCTCGGGGAAGTGATTCCGGTGAAACCGGTGAAAGACGTAATCATTCGAACCGGAAAGAATGCCAAGCAAATCGATCAGGATATTGTAGCGGTCATTTCGGGAAGGCCGACATTGGATTGGAGAGGAAAGTTCGTGAAAATCGACGTAAACCACGAATTGCATCATCGCGGTGAAATCAACTTAGAGAGTGGCAATATTCGGTTTGAGGGGGATGTCCGGATCGACGGCAATGTTCATCCATCAATGTTCGTTCGTGCATCCGGCAATCTGCACGTCGGGGGGACGGTGACAAAGGCCACCATCCATGCCATGAAATCCGCGTTCGTCAAAGGGAATGTGTTTTCGTCCACGGTTATCGTCGGCCAAGAGGAATTGATCATCGGAGAGCTTGTAATTCAATTGAAAGAGATCCTAGTTTACATGGAACAAATTCAGGCTGCCGTCCAACAAGTGTTTTTAGTCCGAGGGGAAACGGGCGATGACGTCGAGGAGGCCGAATTAAATTTGCTCATCCGCCTGTTGCTTGAGAAGAAATACACATCCTTTCAGGAATTAAATCGGGTGTTCATTCAAAACGTCAAAAACCATACACAGGACTTGACGTCGGAGTGGACGGAAATCGCGCAGAAGTGTTATGGCACATTTATCAGCTCATTGAATCAGGATGTTCGGGATATGGCAGGGCTCGAGCAACTGATTTTGGAAGCGCGGACACTCGTGGAGCTGTACGGGGAAACGCCGGAACCGACATCGATTTTGACGATTCCCTACGCCATCAACAGTGTCTTGCATTGCAATGGCGACATTGAGGTGATTTCCAAAGGCTTGTATCATTGTTCGGTGACTGCCGGTAGGGATGTTATCGTGCAAGGGCTTGTCCGAGGCGGGGAAATCAATGCCCGAGGCAAGGTGTCCTTGTTAGAGACGGGATCCAAGAATAATGTGAAGACGATTGTCAAGACGGGGCCGACTGGCAGCATCACGATTGGAACGGCACACGCCGGGACGGAAATACAAATAGGGGTCAAAAGACATCGTTTCATGCATCCGAAAATAGGGGTATTTGCAAGAATAAGCGAAATGGGAGAGTTATTGGTCGATTAA
- a CDS encoding siderophore ABC transporter substrate-binding protein has translation MKKFSIALMMFALMALLVACGSKEETPESSTANENNEQSEQSEPAAENETLTITHELGETAVAKNPEKVVVFDFGALDTLDELGVEVAGLPRANVPGYLSKYDDDKYVNVGSLKEPDFEAIHAMKPDLILISGRQSELYDQFTEIAPTIFVGVDTAHYMDSFKKNMGTLAEIFNKEDEMNAELAEIDEQIAAISEKTAESDKKALIILGTEGKVSAYGPNSRFGIIHDVFGFKPADEKIEVSTHGQNITFEYILEQNPDVLFVIDRDAAVSEGASAKDSIENDLVKKTNAFQNDKMIYLNGEYWYLSGGGLKSMKEMVKEVEAAL, from the coding sequence ATGAAGAAATTTTCAATCGCCTTAATGATGTTCGCCCTTATGGCTTTACTTGTAGCTTGCGGGTCAAAGGAAGAAACACCGGAAAGCTCAACAGCCAACGAAAATAATGAACAAAGCGAGCAAAGTGAGCCAGCTGCAGAAAATGAAACATTGACCATCACTCACGAATTGGGAGAAACAGCTGTTGCCAAAAATCCTGAAAAAGTGGTCGTCTTTGATTTCGGAGCACTAGATACATTGGATGAGCTTGGAGTGGAAGTGGCTGGTTTGCCACGCGCCAACGTCCCTGGATACCTTTCAAAATACGACGATGACAAATATGTGAATGTTGGCAGCTTGAAAGAACCGGATTTTGAAGCGATTCATGCGATGAAACCGGATCTAATTTTGATTTCTGGACGTCAATCGGAACTATACGATCAATTCACTGAAATTGCGCCAACGATTTTCGTTGGTGTTGACACTGCGCATTACATGGATTCATTTAAAAAGAACATGGGTACTCTTGCTGAAATCTTCAACAAAGAAGATGAAATGAACGCAGAGCTGGCAGAGATTGATGAGCAAATTGCAGCGATTAGCGAAAAAACTGCAGAGTCTGACAAAAAAGCATTGATCATCCTTGGGACAGAAGGAAAAGTAAGTGCATACGGCCCGAATTCCCGTTTCGGTATTATCCACGATGTATTCGGTTTTAAACCGGCTGACGAAAAAATTGAAGTTTCCACTCACGGACAAAACATTACATTTGAGTACATTTTAGAACAAAATCCGGATGTCCTATTTGTAATCGACCGTGACGCGGCAGTCAGCGAAGGTGCTAGTGCCAAGGATTCCATCGAGAATGATCTTGTGAAAAAGACCAATGCGTTCCAAAACGATAAAATGATTTACTTGAACGGTGAATATTGGTACCTATCCGGTGGCGGCTTGAAATCCATGAAAGAAATGGTTAAAGAAGTCGAAGCTGCTCTATAA
- a CDS encoding iron ABC transporter ATP-binding protein, with product MIQVRELSKFYGKKAVVEKVSVNIHRGKITSFIGPNGAGKSTLLSMVSRLLDADTGEVLVDNDNVRKMKSNDFSKRVSILKQSNFMNVRLTIRELVSFGRFPHSKGRLTAEDIRIVDQAMDYMELMDMQHSYMDELSGGQRQRAFIAMTIAQDTDYILLDEPLNNLDMKHSVQIMKILRRLVDDLGKTVVIVLHDINFASVYSDRIVALKDGRVVKDGLTHEIIDSDALREIYDMEIPIKKMNNCRICVYFNS from the coding sequence ATGATCCAAGTCCGGGAACTATCGAAGTTTTATGGAAAAAAAGCGGTCGTTGAAAAGGTGTCCGTCAATATTCATCGAGGGAAGATCACGTCTTTCATCGGACCGAATGGGGCAGGGAAGTCGACACTCCTTTCAATGGTTAGCCGTCTCCTGGATGCGGATACCGGAGAAGTGCTGGTAGACAACGACAATGTCCGGAAAATGAAATCGAACGACTTCTCCAAAAGGGTTTCGATTTTAAAGCAGTCCAACTTCATGAATGTTCGCCTGACAATCCGGGAACTCGTTTCCTTCGGACGATTCCCACACTCAAAAGGGAGATTGACAGCGGAAGATATCCGCATCGTCGATCAGGCGATGGATTATATGGAACTGATGGATATGCAGCACAGTTATATGGATGAGTTGTCGGGCGGACAGCGCCAGCGTGCATTCATCGCCATGACGATCGCTCAGGACACCGATTATATTTTATTGGATGAACCGCTCAACAACCTGGATATGAAACATTCCGTGCAAATCATGAAGATCTTGAGAAGGCTTGTGGATGACTTAGGGAAAACGGTCGTCATCGTCCTGCATGACATCAACTTCGCTTCCGTTTATTCGGACCGGATTGTTGCGTTGAAAGACGGGCGCGTCGTCAAAGATGGTTTGACCCACGAAATCATCGACTCGGATGCCTTGAGAGAGATCTATGACATGGAAATTCCGATCAAAAAAATGAATAACTGTCGAATTTGTGTGTACTTTAATTCGTGA
- a CDS encoding iron chelate uptake ABC transporter family permease subunit, with protein MRNSTKILLLTVFAAVFCGLYLFQGLNGSFDYALPRRGIKVLAMVITGVAIAYSTVIFQTITHNRILTPSIMGLDSLYLLLQTVVIFFLGSGHVTVVNKHVNFILSVATMIVFALLLYRFLFKSGRQPIYFLLLVGIIVGTFFGSISTFLQVLIDPNEFLRVQDKMFASFNNVSGELVWWALGFVAIALVIGWRSMDELDVLSLGRDTAINLGVSYDKVVKMMLILSAVLISVSTALVGPITFFGLIVANLSYQFFKTYKHSILIIGASVMSVIALVGGQWVVERVFTFSTTLSVIINFIGGVYFIYLLLKESRST; from the coding sequence ATGCGTAACTCAACGAAAATACTATTATTAACAGTTTTTGCGGCCGTTTTTTGTGGTCTCTACCTGTTTCAAGGATTGAATGGAAGCTTTGACTATGCGTTACCGCGTCGGGGCATCAAGGTGTTAGCGATGGTTATCACAGGTGTTGCGATTGCCTACTCGACTGTCATCTTCCAGACAATCACTCATAATCGGATCTTGACGCCGAGCATCATGGGACTCGATTCACTCTATCTTTTATTGCAAACCGTCGTCATCTTCTTCCTCGGTTCGGGGCATGTGACGGTCGTCAATAAACATGTGAATTTCATCTTGTCCGTGGCGACCATGATCGTATTTGCGCTTCTCTTGTATCGTTTCCTGTTCAAGTCGGGCAGACAGCCGATCTACTTCTTGCTGTTGGTCGGTATCATCGTCGGAACGTTCTTCGGTAGTATCTCGACGTTCCTGCAAGTATTGATCGATCCGAACGAGTTTTTACGGGTGCAAGATAAAATGTTTGCGAGCTTCAATAACGTCAGCGGGGAACTGGTCTGGTGGGCACTTGGCTTTGTCGCAATCGCCCTTGTCATCGGATGGCGTTCGATGGATGAACTCGATGTTCTTTCACTTGGAAGAGATACGGCCATCAATCTTGGCGTTTCCTATGACAAAGTCGTTAAGATGATGCTCATCCTATCCGCGGTGCTCATATCGGTATCCACTGCGCTTGTTGGACCGATCACGTTTTTCGGTTTGATCGTCGCGAATCTTTCTTATCAATTTTTCAAAACATATAAGCATTCCATTCTAATTATCGGTGCCTCTGTCATGAGTGTAATCGCCCTAGTCGGTGGGCAATGGGTCGTCGAACGGGTCTTCACCTTTTCCACGACACTCAGTGTCATCATCAACTTCATCGGCGGCGTTTATTTCATCTATCTATTATTGAAGGAGAGTCGATCCACATGA
- a CDS encoding ABC transporter permease: protein MKKRYLIIALIILSFLSLFVGVSHISPMDLLDFQSEETEIFLISRLPRLVAILLAGAGMSIAGLIMQQLSRNKFVSPTTAGTLDATRLGILVSMLLFANASTLEKMVVAFAFALAGTLLFMQILDRIKFKDAIFIPLVGLMFGNILSSITTFFAYKANVIQNMSAWLQGDFSMIMKGRYELLYISIPVLIITYLYANRFTVAGMGEDFSKNLGLAYKRIVNIGLILVALITTTVVLTVGMIPFLGLIIPNIVSIFKGDHLQKTLPHTALLGAIFLLICDILGRILIYPYEISISLMVGVIGSAIFLYLLFRRKAYA from the coding sequence ATGAAGAAACGTTACTTGATCATCGCTTTAATCATCCTATCATTCCTATCTCTTTTCGTAGGAGTGAGCCATATTTCACCGATGGATCTGCTAGATTTCCAGTCGGAAGAGACGGAGATATTTTTAATCAGCCGTTTGCCAAGACTTGTTGCCATTCTGCTCGCCGGAGCGGGGATGAGTATCGCAGGTCTTATTATGCAGCAGTTGAGCCGAAATAAGTTCGTTTCACCGACAACAGCTGGTACATTGGACGCGACGCGGCTCGGAATTTTGGTTTCGATGCTATTGTTCGCAAACGCCTCGACACTAGAGAAAATGGTTGTCGCCTTTGCATTTGCGCTTGCCGGCACGCTGTTGTTCATGCAAATCTTGGACCGTATCAAGTTCAAGGACGCGATTTTCATTCCACTCGTCGGGTTGATGTTCGGGAATATCTTGTCGTCGATCACTACGTTCTTCGCTTATAAAGCGAATGTGATCCAAAACATGTCGGCTTGGTTACAGGGCGATTTCTCGATGATCATGAAGGGACGTTACGAACTTCTATACATAAGCATACCGGTGCTTATCATTACGTATTTGTATGCGAACCGCTTTACGGTTGCGGGGATGGGAGAGGACTTTTCCAAAAACCTCGGTCTCGCTTATAAACGGATTGTCAATATTGGATTGATCTTGGTGGCGCTCATTACGACAACTGTTGTGTTGACCGTCGGCATGATTCCGTTTTTAGGACTGATCATTCCGAATATCGTTTCGATTTTCAAAGGAGATCATTTACAGAAAACCTTGCCGCATACGGCGTTGCTCGGCGCGATTTTCTTGCTCATCTGTGACATACTCGGACGGATCCTCATTTATCCGTACGAGATTTCCATCAGCTTGATGGTCGGCGTTATCGGCAGTGCGATCTTCCTCTACTTGCTGTTTAGGAGGAAGGCGTATGCGTAA
- a CDS encoding DUF6612 family protein, giving the protein MKNWLKGLAIVMLALALSACNSTATPKTETPADPEPNTNEETDKEANEEADEQSELTAMEVYEKAMEASEDLKSMHAKMDIQQKIEVPSEDLKMDSKIKMDMDMIMEPLAMYQKMNMDMGEQGAMATEIYMTDAGFFMFDPESEQWLKFPKEMSDDMMEQMGGGTDPTPDMEMFKEFTDDFQFEQTDDEFILTLSAEGEKFNSLMKKAIADSMPAGMEMGEEEAELMENMNVKSLNFEIFIDKETFQTNAFNMDMDMTMAVEGQEMHIIQQMKSIISQINEIDKIDVPQDVLDNAVDITEAMESQEVAQ; this is encoded by the coding sequence TTGAAAAATTGGTTGAAAGGGCTGGCCATCGTCATGTTGGCACTAGCTTTAAGCGCATGTAATTCGACGGCGACACCGAAAACGGAGACTCCTGCAGATCCGGAACCGAATACAAATGAGGAAACTGACAAGGAAGCGAATGAGGAGGCCGATGAGCAAAGCGAGCTGACGGCTATGGAAGTCTATGAGAAGGCGATGGAAGCTTCTGAAGATTTGAAGAGCATGCACGCCAAAATGGACATCCAACAGAAAATCGAGGTTCCTAGCGAAGACTTGAAGATGGATAGCAAGATCAAGATGGATATGGACATGATCATGGAGCCGCTTGCCATGTATCAAAAGATGAACATGGACATGGGTGAGCAAGGTGCCATGGCTACAGAAATTTACATGACAGACGCAGGATTCTTCATGTTTGATCCTGAATCTGAGCAATGGCTGAAATTCCCGAAAGAAATGTCGGACGATATGATGGAACAAATGGGAGGCGGAACGGATCCGACTCCAGACATGGAAATGTTCAAAGAGTTCACGGACGACTTCCAGTTCGAGCAGACTGACGATGAGTTCATCTTGACTCTTTCCGCGGAGGGCGAAAAATTCAACAGCTTGATGAAGAAAGCAATCGCGGACAGCATGCCAGCGGGTATGGAGATGGGTGAGGAAGAAGCTGAATTGATGGAAAACATGAACGTCAAAAGTTTGAATTTCGAGATTTTCATTGATAAGGAGACATTCCAAACGAACGCATTCAATATGGATATGGACATGACGATGGCCGTAGAAGGTCAAGAAATGCACATTATCCAACAGATGAAGTCGATCATCAGCCAAATCAATGAAATCGATAAAATCGATGTTCCACAAGATGTCCTGGACAACGCTGTAGACATTACGGAAGCGATGGAATCACAAGAAGTCGCACAATAA
- the hflX gene encoding GTPase HflX, giving the protein MDILVEYAILVGVHEQTDEHFDYTMEELKNLAEAIDVEVVGMVTQNLERRHPSLYVGKGKVGEIRHLYEETDANLVIFNDELTPSQIRNMEQELECKVIDRTMLILDIFARRARTKESRMQVELAQLQYTLPRLVGLRASLSRQGGGTGGGFQNKGAGETKLELDRRKIEDQIAKLRRDLEQMKDQRETQRKQRKKSGTPVVSIVGYTNAGKSTLMNKLLAKMDPEHAKQVFEEDMLFATLDTSVRRVKLIDNKQFILTDTVGFVSKLPHHLVKAFRSTLEEARDADLLLHVVDVSNAEYQFMMNVTNDTLHDVGVENVETLKVYNKADLANIPYPEVRGDSVWISAKEEAGLEELISLIKKKIFEQYVTCKLLVPFERGDVVAYLNDKATVKNTEYEEDGTLLTVEMDIMERERFEEFIISH; this is encoded by the coding sequence ATGGATATATTGGTGGAATACGCAATCCTTGTCGGAGTCCATGAGCAAACTGACGAGCATTTCGATTATACAATGGAAGAATTGAAAAATTTGGCGGAAGCGATTGATGTAGAAGTTGTCGGGATGGTGACGCAAAATTTAGAAAGACGCCATCCTTCTTTATACGTCGGCAAGGGGAAAGTTGGAGAGATTCGGCATTTATATGAGGAAACCGATGCTAACCTTGTCATTTTCAATGATGAACTGACGCCATCCCAAATTCGTAATATGGAGCAGGAGCTGGAATGTAAAGTGATCGACCGGACGATGCTCATCCTCGATATTTTCGCGAGACGGGCCCGGACGAAAGAGTCTCGAATGCAGGTCGAGCTGGCGCAGCTGCAATATACGTTGCCGCGTCTGGTCGGGTTGCGTGCATCCCTTAGCCGGCAAGGGGGCGGGACGGGCGGCGGTTTCCAGAATAAAGGGGCCGGGGAGACGAAATTGGAGCTCGACCGCCGGAAAATCGAAGACCAGATCGCCAAACTGCGCCGGGATTTGGAGCAAATGAAGGACCAGCGCGAAACCCAGCGCAAGCAGAGGAAAAAGAGCGGAACGCCAGTCGTTTCCATCGTCGGCTATACGAACGCGGGGAAATCCACGTTGATGAACAAATTGCTCGCCAAAATGGATCCGGAGCATGCGAAACAGGTATTTGAGGAAGACATGCTCTTTGCGACACTGGATACATCCGTCCGGAGAGTGAAGCTTATTGATAATAAACAATTCATCTTGACGGATACAGTCGGATTCGTTTCGAAATTGCCGCATCATCTCGTGAAAGCATTCCGCTCAACATTGGAGGAAGCGCGGGACGCTGATCTGCTTTTACATGTCGTGGATGTGTCGAATGCGGAGTACCAATTCATGATGAATGTGACCAATGACACACTTCACGATGTTGGGGTGGAAAATGTGGAAACGTTGAAGGTGTACAATAAAGCAGATCTAGCCAATATTCCCTATCCGGAAGTCCGGGGCGACAGCGTTTGGATTTCAGCGAAAGAGGAAGCGGGTCTTGAAGAGCTGATCAGTTTGATCAAGAAAAAGATCTTTGAACAATATGTCACCTGTAAATTGCTCGTTCCGTTTGAACGGGGAGATGTCGTCGCCTATTTGAACGACAAAGCGACTGTGAAAAATACGGAATATGAAGAGGACGGCACACTGTTGACCGTGGAGATGGATATCATGGAACGAGAGCGTTTCGAGGAATTTATTATCAGCCATTAA
- the tnpB gene encoding IS200/IS605 family element RNA-guided endonuclease TnpB — MLKAYKYRLYPNAEQKEFFAKSFGCVRFIYNQMLADRMGLYERYKDDKDQLKLHKPRTYTSFKREFDFLNEVDNLALANAQLDLKAAYRKFFKEGAGFPKFKSKHRSKKSYKTNNQGGNIRIEGNQVKLPKIGFVKIKYHRPFDGLIKSCTVSQTPTGKYFISVLVEMEEADWIPATNKIGIDLGLSDFAITTNDDGRSEKYSNPKFLRKSEKQLIKVQKALSRKKAGSKNREKARLLLAKKHEKIANQRKDFLHKLSYKITNENQVIVIETLKSSNLLQNRKLSKSISDVGWYEFTRQLAYKSAWLGRTLIQADQWFASTQTCSVCEHKGEKLSLNIREWTCTNCQSTHDRDINASRNLLKLAN, encoded by the coding sequence ATGCTGAAAGCCTATAAATACAGATTGTATCCAAACGCGGAACAAAAAGAGTTCTTCGCGAAGTCTTTCGGCTGTGTCCGCTTTATTTACAACCAAATGCTGGCTGACCGAATGGGACTGTATGAAAGATACAAGGATGACAAGGACCAGCTCAAACTGCATAAACCGAGAACATACACTTCGTTTAAAAGAGAATTCGACTTCCTGAACGAAGTGGATAACCTGGCTTTAGCGAATGCCCAGTTGGATTTAAAAGCCGCTTACAGGAAATTCTTTAAAGAAGGCGCTGGCTTTCCAAAATTCAAGTCGAAGCACAGAAGTAAAAAGTCGTACAAAACAAACAATCAAGGCGGCAATATCCGCATAGAAGGCAATCAAGTCAAATTGCCCAAAATTGGTTTCGTGAAGATCAAATATCATCGACCATTCGACGGTTTGATTAAGTCGTGCACGGTCAGTCAGACACCTACCGGAAAATACTTTATTTCCGTTTTAGTGGAGATGGAAGAGGCTGACTGGATTCCTGCTACAAACAAAATCGGAATCGATTTAGGTTTGTCAGACTTCGCCATTACAACGAATGATGACGGCAGGAGTGAAAAATACAGCAATCCGAAGTTTCTCAGAAAGTCTGAGAAACAGCTGATCAAAGTGCAAAAAGCGCTTAGCAGAAAGAAAGCCGGAAGCAAAAACAGAGAGAAAGCCCGCTTATTATTGGCCAAGAAGCATGAGAAGATTGCCAATCAGCGAAAAGACTTCCTTCATAAATTGTCTTACAAGATAACTAACGAAAACCAAGTAATTGTTATCGAAACTTTAAAATCATCGAATCTGTTACAGAACCGCAAACTGTCCAAGTCAATTTCCGACGTAGGCTGGTATGAATTCACCAGACAGCTGGCGTATAAATCCGCCTGGCTTGGCCGCACGCTCATCCAGGCGGATCAATGGTTTGCTTCTACCCAAACATGCAGTGTATGTGAACATAAAGGCGAGAAATTGTCGCTGAACATCAGAGAGTGGACCTGTACAAATTGCCAATCCACACACGACAGGGACATCAACGCCAGCCGAAACCTGCTCAAGCTGGCGAATTAA